A section of the Methanosarcina mazei S-6 genome encodes:
- a CDS encoding BatD family protein produces MDKKIVLIGLLAVCIFSILSMTASAADNIEWVEKKDGAKLYWGETINVDGYDVKAEDFNEDGMVFVSISKDGEKLKTSPLTAGLEFEYNDEIKVYAQKVDPNYEVITKDGKEFKTGKWNPYAELDILLRGKPGFDIDVETKKDTYDSKLTGDSRIDVTINVKNDGEAKAQNVVLTVDTAGLEVLNGKTKYTYTKILKGEAVEPISLTLKASTPWEDTDYNISVKTTCEDIRGKKYEHTGYKIIKIEKKWDLIVSKNFIKERHMGENVPVSVTVRNRGLCDINNIVLKDSIVSNMHLQKDATLDKTFSLKAGETAEDVFKYTLVPERPGEYTFPKTVAAFTLSNGQSEQVESDNSEKITIYGPYIEITKTVDRQQLNPGDKLTVTVTAKNTGNVDASVTVTDTVPSEAKLISGETSFKQVLESNGGSKTITYIMQMNKEGEIKIPACKANFLDLDKYSGEVYSESPVVNVGKIITLEGSSPQPEGSTSSNEEKDETSDPSTGGTEEDYEDTPGFGFFLAVAGILMGTGFIMKKKA; encoded by the coding sequence ATGGATAAAAAGATTGTACTGATTGGGTTACTTGCCGTTTGTATTTTTTCCATTCTTTCAATGACTGCTTCTGCGGCAGATAACATTGAATGGGTGGAGAAAAAAGATGGAGCAAAACTTTACTGGGGGGAGACGATAAACGTAGATGGTTATGATGTAAAAGCAGAAGATTTTAATGAAGATGGGATGGTTTTTGTATCCATATCGAAAGATGGGGAAAAACTGAAGACTTCTCCTCTTACAGCAGGCCTGGAATTTGAATATAATGACGAAATAAAGGTTTATGCCCAGAAAGTGGACCCCAACTATGAAGTCATCACAAAGGACGGAAAAGAATTCAAGACAGGGAAATGGAATCCATATGCTGAACTGGATATTCTTTTAAGGGGAAAACCGGGTTTTGACATAGATGTTGAAACTAAAAAGGATACCTATGACTCAAAATTAACAGGTGACAGCAGAATAGATGTAACTATAAATGTTAAAAACGATGGAGAAGCAAAGGCTCAAAATGTAGTGCTGACTGTTGACACCGCCGGTCTGGAAGTGCTCAATGGAAAAACAAAGTATACATATACTAAAATTCTTAAAGGTGAAGCCGTTGAGCCCATAAGCCTGACGCTCAAAGCCTCCACCCCGTGGGAAGATACTGATTATAACATAAGTGTAAAAACAACCTGTGAAGATATAAGAGGCAAGAAATACGAGCATACCGGATACAAAATCATAAAAATAGAGAAAAAATGGGACCTTATCGTCTCAAAGAACTTTATAAAAGAACGGCATATGGGAGAAAATGTGCCCGTATCGGTTACAGTCAGGAACAGAGGGCTCTGTGACATAAATAATATCGTACTTAAAGATTCGATTGTTTCAAACATGCATCTCCAAAAAGATGCCACACTTGATAAGACATTTTCTCTGAAGGCTGGAGAAACAGCTGAAGACGTCTTCAAGTATACTCTTGTTCCGGAAAGACCCGGAGAATATACTTTCCCAAAAACTGTAGCTGCTTTTACCCTTTCAAACGGGCAGAGTGAACAGGTGGAATCAGATAATTCGGAAAAGATAACCATTTACGGCCCCTATATTGAAATTACGAAAACCGTTGACAGACAGCAGCTAAATCCCGGAGACAAACTTACTGTAACGGTCACTGCAAAGAACACCGGAAATGTTGATGCCAGTGTAACAGTGACCGATACCGTGCCCTCAGAAGCTAAACTTATTAGCGGGGAAACGAGTTTTAAGCAGGTTCTTGAAAGCAACGGTGGCTCGAAAACCATCACGTATATTATGCAAATGAATAAAGAAGGGGAAATCAAAATACCCGCCTGCAAAGCAAATTTCCTGGACCTTGACAAGTACTCGGGAGAAGTATATTCGGAGTCTCCTGTAGTTAATGTGGGAAAAATAATTACCCTTGAAGGCAGCAGCCCACAACCTGAAGGGTCAACCAGCTCCAATGAAGAAAAAGACGAAACTTCGGATCCGAGCACTGGCGGCACGGAAGAAGATTATGAAGATACACCCGGGTTTGGATTCTTCCTGGCTGTAGCAGGGATTTTAATGGGAACAGGGTTCATTATGAAAAAGAAAGCATGA
- a CDS encoding Nif3-like dinuclear metal center hexameric protein, with amino-acid sequence MKLSKIVQVLEEIAPPELADDFDKGRIGLILGLKDEVSKIAVALDANSCVLQKAAEIGADMLITHHTLIFHPVNVISKTLAASLKIALENEISLYSMHTNYDRAEGGINDVLAASLGLKNITTLELGRIGEIETCSPSELAAHVSDCLQTPVMYAGDRQEISRVMVAGGSCFRKEFLEIARENGVDAFISSELKHDVLREYEDLCLIDATHYATENPGMKALCPRLCELPGIEVEFIDQPSGLRAVDFGSDMDGTVPDTNEETNDCKQKENEKDSLEFMLEEQSRNQIRSDYRRSLGSENRRRYLE; translated from the coding sequence ATGAAACTTTCTAAAATAGTGCAGGTGCTTGAAGAAATAGCTCCACCTGAGCTTGCAGACGACTTTGATAAAGGCAGGATTGGTTTGATCCTTGGGCTTAAAGACGAAGTAAGCAAAATTGCAGTTGCTCTGGATGCGAACTCCTGCGTGCTACAAAAAGCTGCAGAAATTGGGGCAGACATGCTGATTACCCATCATACCCTTATCTTCCATCCTGTAAACGTGATTTCAAAGACTCTGGCTGCTTCTCTTAAAATTGCCCTTGAAAACGAGATATCCCTTTACAGCATGCACACAAACTATGACAGGGCTGAGGGAGGAATTAATGATGTTCTTGCAGCCAGTCTGGGCCTCAAAAATATCACGACACTGGAGCTTGGTAGAATAGGAGAGATTGAAACCTGTTCTCCCTCCGAACTGGCAGCCCATGTTTCGGATTGCCTGCAGACTCCTGTCATGTACGCCGGGGATAGGCAGGAGATCAGCAGGGTTATGGTTGCTGGAGGAAGCTGTTTCAGGAAAGAATTTCTCGAAATAGCCAGGGAAAACGGAGTTGACGCTTTTATTTCGTCAGAACTTAAACATGATGTTCTCAGAGAGTATGAAGACCTCTGCCTGATTGACGCAACCCACTATGCTACTGAAAACCCGGGTATGAAAGCCCTGTGCCCCAGATTATGTGAGCTTCCTGGAATTGAGGTTGAATTTATTGACCAGCCTTCAGGGCTCAGAGCTGTTGACTTTGGATCCGACATGGATGGAACTGTGCCTGATACAAATGAAGAAACGAATGACTGTAAACAAAAAGAGAATGAGAAGGACTCACTTGAGTTTATGCTCGAAGAACAGTCAAGAAACCAGATTCGTTCGGATTACAGGCGCAGCCTGGGCAGTGAGAATCGAAGAAGATACCTCGAATAA
- a CDS encoding DHHA1 domain-containing protein has product MTDAQNQLKAKTLILTHGDSDGICSGALAKSAFPDAYVYFTSPVSLLEKLNLIEYVETLIICDIAIDERYCTELQSALGKFAEECNLYYIDHHPLPERCSKEEWFYHETEVCASELTYRVFEDLLSSEMKRVAIYGAIGDFSDNTPCVKDWVKDWDKRSLYFQAGTLIQAILHKGKDYEFKRTLLEPLSKNIIPSNIPDLLELAREAAINEEKIRFCVKKSVKALKNSAYVVNTNNSISKAAIYAASYGRREVGIAAEYREKKGAYDLSIRSRGEVDLNRILRSVAPSFGGSGGGHPVAAGARIPEGSLESFLRAFDKKIGEAKEVKQK; this is encoded by the coding sequence ATGACAGACGCTCAGAACCAGCTCAAAGCAAAAACCCTGATCCTTACTCATGGGGACTCTGACGGGATATGTTCGGGAGCACTTGCAAAAAGCGCTTTTCCTGATGCATATGTATACTTTACAAGCCCTGTGAGCCTTCTTGAAAAATTAAATCTTATAGAATATGTTGAAACTCTCATTATCTGCGATATTGCTATTGATGAAAGGTACTGCACTGAACTCCAATCTGCACTTGGGAAGTTTGCGGAAGAATGTAACCTTTATTACATTGACCACCACCCACTTCCGGAAAGGTGCAGTAAAGAAGAATGGTTTTACCATGAAACAGAAGTATGCGCTTCAGAGCTGACTTATAGAGTTTTTGAAGACCTTCTGAGCTCAGAGATGAAAAGAGTTGCAATTTACGGGGCTATAGGGGACTTCAGTGATAACACCCCCTGTGTAAAGGACTGGGTGAAAGACTGGGACAAAAGAAGCCTCTATTTCCAGGCAGGGACCCTGATCCAGGCAATACTCCATAAGGGAAAAGATTATGAATTCAAAAGGACTCTGCTTGAACCCCTTTCAAAAAATATAATCCCTTCAAATATCCCGGATCTGCTCGAACTCGCAAGAGAAGCTGCAATTAACGAAGAAAAAATCCGGTTCTGCGTAAAAAAAAGTGTTAAAGCCCTCAAAAACAGCGCGTATGTTGTAAATACGAATAACTCCATTTCAAAAGCAGCAATCTATGCAGCTTCCTACGGCCGGAGGGAGGTTGGAATTGCAGCGGAATACAGGGAGAAAAAGGGAGCGTATGACCTGAGTATACGTTCCCGCGGAGAAGTAGACCTGAACCGAATCCTCCGCTCAGTTGCTCCCAGTTTTGGAGGGAGCGGAGGCGGGCACCCTGTTGCGGCAGGAGCACGAATACCGGAAGGTTCTCTGGAAAGTTTTCTCCGGGCTTTCGATAAAAAGATCGGAGAAGCAAAAGAGGTTAAACAAAAATGA
- a CDS encoding HD domain-containing protein, producing MQKEDLDFFRKWFFEYVTQFSSPDLFIQENIELKIEHTGRVCGNILLLAKSEKISENDCMLAETIALFHDLGRFEQFMKYKTFKDSESENHAFLSVKILNKEKVLSRLSKEEKGLILKSIECHNMMEIPQSIEKHSKLYFFCRLIRDADKIDILRLASEEYSEENRSLNPALELYLPDTGGYSEPIVSEILNNRMAKIADMKNRNDVKLLRLSWVFDINFPATYSLLREYGYLETIMSSLPEIKETSLLRRHFENYLSSINS from the coding sequence ATGCAAAAAGAAGACCTTGATTTTTTCCGGAAATGGTTTTTTGAATACGTAACTCAATTTTCTTCTCCTGACCTTTTCATTCAGGAAAACATTGAACTGAAAATTGAACATACCGGCAGGGTTTGTGGAAATATTCTTTTACTTGCAAAATCTGAGAAAATAAGCGAAAATGATTGCATGCTTGCCGAAACAATAGCTCTATTTCATGACCTGGGCCGTTTTGAGCAGTTCATGAAATATAAAACGTTTAAAGATTCAGAATCCGAAAATCATGCATTTCTGAGCGTGAAAATTCTAAACAAAGAAAAAGTCCTCTCCCGCCTTTCAAAAGAAGAAAAGGGTCTCATTCTCAAATCTATAGAATGTCACAACATGATGGAAATCCCGCAGAGTATAGAAAAGCACAGTAAACTTTATTTTTTCTGCAGGTTGATAAGGGATGCCGATAAAATAGATATCCTGCGGCTTGCCAGTGAAGAATATTCGGAAGAAAACAGGTCTCTGAATCCGGCACTAGAATTATATTTGCCGGATACGGGGGGATATTCAGAACCCATAGTATCAGAAATTCTTAATAACAGGATGGCAAAAATTGCGGATATGAAAAACAGAAATGACGTAAAATTACTCCGCCTGAGCTGGGTTTTTGACATAAATTTCCCTGCAACTTATTCCCTTCTCAGAGAATATGGCTATCTTGAGACAATAATGTCCTCTCTGCCCGAAATAAAAGAAACGAGCCTTTTGAGAAGGCATTTTGAGAACTACCTGAGTTCTATAAATTCATGA